The DNA window GAAGTCCAGTGAGCGATCCTTTTACTTTAAGCACTACCagttccccctcccctcccttaaACCTCCCagaagttgtcattttgctgcgGCAGCTGTATGCCAGAAATAATTTCTGCAGaaagtgggggggaaaaaaaatcatattttccgATGTAATCAATGTCACAGATGCGATTCAGCACATCGACAGAACGATTAGGATTTCTGTTTGTAATCTCTGTCATTTTTCTCCCACTCTGCATTCTGGACCTTTGAAACTGGCCGCGAACtccaaaaaaagtgaaaaagccCTCTCTGGCCTTTATACAAAACAACGGCCAGAATAACCATTCACATGCAGGGCAAAAACCTTGCCGTGTGCTGTCaaataagattattattatcaaacTGCCATCAAACAGAGGTCCCTGGGTGCCTCCAAGCACCTGTCATTTGGTAAGTTTGTTGCTGGGAAGCTGGTCGCGTTGCTGGGGTTACCGTGGGCAGCGTTTGGTTTACTGGTCGTCCACGACGGGCACGTTGTGGCTCTGGAACAGCGGCTGCATGAACAGCCCCGCGGTGCCCGTCACGCACACCAGGACGAATATCCACAGGAAGAGCCGGTCGATCACCATGGCCACGTACTTCCAGTCCTCGATTATCTgaagcgggaaaaaaaaagggggggtttCCCCATCAGCACATTCGGATTGTCCTTCCTCGTATATTTTATACGGGGGCAGGACTGTGACGGTCAGCAAAAAACTACTCCACAGATGAGTGGCAAAGGAGAGCGCTTTTGAAACCAGGCTCTGGAAAACGATGATAGGAATTAGACGTCCTTTTGACTCGGCTCGTATTCGTTAAATTAATCTACTGTTCGTGTGACCTGTCCCCGCACAGCAATGCTGTATCGTTTAATGACGTGGTAATGAATCGTTAGTTTGGCCATACACAGTCATGTAATCTTACAGTCCAGCAAGCCCCACAAAAGCAATCATTAAATTAGAAACTagaacacatatacacacacacacacacataaaaagagagagagaaagaaacagagaaaaagagcgagagagagcgttGAGATCTCGCTGTTAAACACAGTCGTACAAATAATGGTCTTGAACCTGTTTATCATAACAAACAGATTTGGTAAGGTTCACTAATCAGAAGGTAATACACGTTTGATGTTTGCTCAATTGTGTGTAATGAAGCAGCCTTAGCTTTCTGCGCTTCAGGCAAGAACAGAGATTTTCAGAAGCATTTCAGAAGGAGCCAGCTTTTATGAGAGGGCCCGACGGAAAGCagctgaaaagaagcagcacTGGTCGCATGTGTATTAGAACATGCAAGCGCTACTGTGTTTGGCAACCAAATTTATGCAGGGTATTTGCAGTGGCAGGATAGGCCTCCGTTTGCAATAGAAAATTCCAGGacaattatgaaaaaacatGTACTCCCTCCCTCACTGAGTTTATTGCTCAGCTACCGCCACAGGTTCTAAGAAcgtgccccgccccacccacacTCACGCATTGATCCTCGTCCTCTTCCTTCAGGTGCTCGGCCACGTAGCGAACGCCGTCCACCGCCTCCTTCACGTCCTCGTCGCACCTGACCGTCACCCTCCTGCGGAACTCTCCGCCCCCGAGAACGTTCTCGGGGGCGTCGCCGGCCCTCCGGCCGCACCGGTTCGGCGACTCTTCGTTGACGTAGAAGGCGTCGCCCTCGGCGCCGTCCTTGAGCTCCGGCTGGGAGCCCCGCGGCTGCCGTCCACGGGGCCGGCGCATGGAGAGGTAGGCCGGGAGCCTCCCGAGGAAGACCCTCTTGACCCAGTCGGGCATCCGGTGGGTGCTGGGGTTACGGTGGTGCACGTTGAGGACGCACACGCTGGTGACGATGGAGAAGGTCACCAGGACCATGGTGAACATCAGGTACTTGCCGATGAGGGGCACGGCGAGGGAGGTCGGGGGCACGATCTtggagatgaggaggaggaagacggtGAGGGCCAGAAGGACCGACATGCAGAGGGTGACCTTCTCCCCACAGTCGGACGGCAGGTAGAAGACCAGGATGGCCAACGAGGTGATGAGGATGCAGGGGACGATGAGGGTGACGGTGTAGAAGAGGGGCTTCCTCTTGATGATGAAGTCGTAGGTGATGTCCAGGTAGGCCGCGTCCTCGGGGTCCTCGTTCTTCCGTCCGGGGAGGGACACGATGTCCCACTCGCCGCTGGGCGTGAAGTCGTCGCGGCTGGCGAAGTCGCTGGTGAGCACCAGGTCGATCTCCGTGTGGTCGTAGGTCCAGGAGCGGAACTTGAGCGTGCAGTTCTGCTGGTCGAAGGGGAAGTTCTTCACCTCGATTTTGCAGGCGCTTTTGTAGATAGCTGGAGGCAGCCAGAACACGTCGCCACTGCTGGACACCACTGCATTGGAGTAGAAAGACACCTCATAGGTTCCATCAgcgctgatttaaaaaaaaaaaaaaaaaaaaaaaaaaacttagtttCTGCTATAGTTTTCCTTAGGTTATATCCTGGCAACACAATAATAAGAATGGTATGAGATGTTTAATGCCAAGCACCCTTTTTATAGAATCTCTGAAATGTACTAGGAGAGTCAATCCTAATTCTATAAAAATGGAAGTATAATTAATAACATTAAAGAAGCCACCCCTAACTTTGACTCGTCTGAGGCCAAAGCTTTGTGCCACATTCTGTTCAGAGAGCAATATAAATTTAACAGATGTCTTTCTTGGTGAAAGTACttccaaatattttaaatgcctccccaaaaatgaagagatgaaaataataataatgatcttTTATTTATCCACTCGGGTGCACCAGAATGAGAAAGGACACTGTGTCCGTGTGATAAATGCAGTTGTAATGCTAATGGGGTATTGCAAATAATTATATGTGACAACCTTGCTGTGAGCCATGGCATATCATGTCATCATATTAACATGACCAGCTGTTTCCTGCACATCATGAATACACTTTGTATTACTCAggcttatttatttaccaaacgAAACTTCTGTCTGAATTTCATTTCCTGAGTTAATATTCACATTATCGTATTATATCATATCACGGTAGTCTTCCAGgaacatgtattattattcatgaaTGTGTTGTTGCTATTATTGTGTTTGAGTTGTTTGATATGGGTAGTGCCATTCCTCAGTGGAGAgctataataattaattttctcTTCTGAACGAGCAGTCAGTAACGTGCACCAAATGATCAGTGACCACTGAATTTCTTACACTTGTCTGACTGGTCATTTGGACCAAATTAATGTCATGTGACCAGCAATCAATGCCAATTCATTTGAAAGGCagcaaaatgaatcaaataaaataatacattaataaataatgaatgaggAAGTAACTGAATTGGAATAAAGGAATTGAAacggaaaaaggaaaaaaatatataataacgCTCCTACAGTTCAGCTTTTCAGAGTTTAGGAGGAAAGGAACTGCATTGAGATTCTAGGCCGTAATCCCACAGCCTTGACgatgaagccccccccccccccccccccccccagcttgaTCACACAGGATCCATCTGTCGTTTTCAGATCAAACAGGCCTCCGTTTAGGCTAAAGGGTTAACATGGCCGGAGGGCCAGGCACTGTCATGGATGAGACTTCAGCAGtgtttccacccattttttatAAAACGGGGGAACATGAATAAGAAATCTGTACATCAATAACGGAGGCCTCCGGGGGCCTGACAGGATCAAAGTCCGTTTTGCAAACATGATTTTAAGCATGCAGCCCCCGGCACACGGATCTGGAACTTTCCGCATATTGCCGATCCAAGGGTGACTAGCTGATAAGGCATCTTGCATCACTGATCTGCTAGGAGGGggtggaaataaatgttttctttttttttctttttcaaaaacattcttacacacTGCTCATGACCTGTGACCAGGGCTTTCAAACCAAAGCTCCTCTGTACTAACCCATCTTCTCTGACTGCAACCAAATCGTTGTCAAGAATAGGAAGCTTAAGGGCAAGATTTAAGACAGCTGGCCTACAGACTTTGGCTAGCTGCTGTCACATTATAAGGTAAATAAATCATACCTTCATGTAGCAGGGAGAAGGGACTTCTTTATTATCAAACTGGAGTAGAGCCACAATTTAATCTTTAATATCTTAATGTTTGATGCTTTTCCATTATGTTATATACCatcctgttttaatgtttactTCCACTTGGACCAGGTCACCACTGCAAAATGCCTCTCTCAGTGGGTTTTATCTTGATGATTAAAGGTTAAGTAAATAAAGGCTCAGACACTTGTGAAATGATCATGCTTCATGAGCCTTTGCATGTAAAACGGTGACATTAAAGGGGGAGTTTTCCGCGAAGAAGTGCTGAAGTCGACTGAGTGGAGCCAGCCGTGGAGGGCCTTACTTGTTGTAGAGGACGATGTCTGGCAGCCAGATGTGCTGAGATGGGATTCTCAGCTTTTTAATGCCCTCGTACTCCTGAGGGTCCCACTTCAGGCGGTAGTCGTTCCACTCCTGAGGCACAAACAGAATGAGCTAGCACAGACACGAAcaactcaggcacacacacacacactgcgatTGTGTATGCAAAATTAGCGCAGCAACTGAAGCACATGCACTCATTAGACAGTGGACCGTTTTTGTGTCGcacactacaggccacacagcaTCCCACGAACATAAGACACGTATCTAATGATACgagagacagggacacagattGGACGGGACAAGTCACACTTACCTGAGTGAGCCACACATTCGTTGTCATGATCTGCTCCCTCTCATTCTGCAGAGAAGAACACAAGGAAAGATCATTTGCTGAACGCTCTCTTAAAGGGTACTGGCTGgtatcattttcaaaacactgtCAAAGGCCACTTTCTTAGCTCTGATAGTTTCTGATCAAGCACAGTTTGTATTCTCTTGAAACGTCACCCCATAGCAGTGTCTTAGTGACCACCGTACTTATTCAGCAAGACCTGTTTTACTACCCTTGCACATGCTCTCTGCACATAGAGTCTATACTGATCCTCGCTGAATGAACACATACTGACAGGCAAACAATCAGTTAGGCTGCAGGCAGTAAAGGTCATCTACAAAGATCTAAaactaacaaatacaataaaggAAGTGCTGTTACTGTATTTTTGTTGACAGCTGGCTTGACTATTGTTGGCTTCCAAAGAGTTCCAGGAACTACAATAGACGCAGACTGCTTACGCACACTGCTAATCTTTTTATCGTTTGTCTTTACAATTTTGTTTGGATagacacactgtcacaaagattcTTTACAGtagaaatacaaaagaaaattgggTAAGACCAGGCCTCAACCACCAAAAAGGTCCTTCAGTAGTCAAGATGGTTTAGGCCAAATGGCATAAGTTCTTGTTTGGACAGGAAAAAGTTAGTACATATTGACGTATTTGAACTTGCAGATCGCTTACCAGAAACCTTCACTGGAATGGTGTATATGTcactgcttgttttatttgccaCTGTTATTTTGAGTGTTTCCTTAACCTCCTTTTCCCACcgatgatttattattttctttaaatacagTTTCTGACCTTTTTCAGACCTTAGTGACAATTGATTTAATTGCAGatacacaaaataataacaatcacaTACTGATGAAGAGCAGAGAGAATTCCATAGGCTCTCACTGGGGCCTACGCCGGCACAGTTTCACGGAGATAGCCGTGCCGCTCCTCCAGGGGAAGATGATGAGGAAAGATCGAGGACGCCAATGCGGCGAGGCCACgggccaggagggggggggggcgtactcACCACGCTGATGAGCTGCGCGAGGGACACCTGGATGGCGATGGTGACCTGTTGGCTCTTGTTGACCGCGGGCCGGATCAGCTTGTTGTAGCGCTCCGGGCCCAGGAGTCGGTTCACCAGCCGCTCCTCGACGTCCGCGGCCGAGGCAGCTGCACCGCGACACAGGGAGGCATCAACATCAGAGGCCGTTCTAGAGACTGGAAGGGGCCCCGTGGGGTCCTTCTGACCGGCTTCCACTGTCACTGTCATCATGTTACCCAAAACGCCTGAAACTCAGCCCTTGGGGACCCCCCGCAATGATTGGGGTCAATAAAGGAAGAaatcctgtatttatttttctgaagatCGAAATGTATATTCCTGCCATATATGCATACAGCAATAGAATAACATATTTGGACTTGACAACTGTTGGCAAAAAAATAGCCTTCCATCCCTATTGCactctcaaaaataaaaataataaataataaacaagcggtaaaaatacaaattggacaAATAGGAAAtgtcataaataatgaatgcattgattaaaaagaaattgaaagCTACTTTGTAGAAAAGCTCTAAGCTCTACACAGAAGGATTCATGGCCTAGACAGTGAGTTTAAAGAAAGGTAGAGATTGCTCACGCCATGGTATCAATGAAGGAACACTGAAAGAGGAGAAGCAGTCTGGTGAGTAGACGGCATCTGCCTACCCAGCTCGTCTTAAACTATATACAGCACTGTTAATTAATACATGTATCTGTCATTGTATCAAACAACacattgagtgtgtgttttaatcaTATTCCAGCTATAGAATAGGAAATAGGGTCACCAACGTTGCAGGGGATGCAGATGGTGCACTTATGCCAAGCAAGAACAGACGTTTTTATAGAGTACCAGAGGTGAGAGAGAATAGGGGACAGGAGACAAAGACATTCCCTCATAAGCTGATGTTCAAATATTCTCCACAACGaatatcaataaattatctAACAAAAATATCACACTTGTCTCTTGTTCATTCATTGCCATTTTGCATTCATTGCCACCTGATTGACATCTCATTTAGCTAAGTGGAATAAAGACAAAAGGAGAAATCAGTTTGCAGTATTACCAGCTCTACTGCCAGTTAAAAAcgaaatgttttcaatgttatATTAGGGTTTTTAGCCACTTCACGTGTAGTTACACTGTCTACAAGGTTTGGGTCAGTTACCTCAATTTGCAAGTCCTTCTACTGCACACATGGCAAAAACAGTTTGTCAAGTCTCTGTGTTGTTCTTTATAAAACATGTTCTGATGCTTTTGTAGCCATCACACCAAAACCTATAGCTAATAACCAAATGTTTATTGTAGGTACAGGTTGAAATGCCATGCCAAGCTGTTCTTTATAGAACTAAATTTCTGGGTGAGTAGCTGTTTATCTTAAGTAGCTATTTATCAAATGTAATGAATAACAGTACATGACTTCAGCTAGATCAATTTGTGCAGTTAGTCCACggcaaatacacaaacatgcattttaaatataagaTATTACTGCCAGTAACAAATATGTTGTTTATCACTGGCATAATATGTCGACGGGGGCTATATAACGTGTGTATGGTAGATCGCATAGAGCCTGGTAGTAATGTGATGCTAGAACATAGCAAtggcatccatccattatctatacccgcttatactgggcagggtcacggggggggggggggggggggggggggggggggggggtgcaagagattacaccctggacggattgccaatctattgcagggcacacacaccattcctcACAAACTCATTGcctacaggcaatttagagtctccaattagcctatctgcatgtcttcagactgtgggaggaaaccggagtacccagagaaaACCCAGTTCTTCCAAAATGAGGAAGGGCAGGGGTCTACGTCATTATGACGTAGACCAAAATTTGCACCTTCCGCCAATATCTCAGCACAAAGATTGTTACAGCCAGCCATACGAAGAAAATTTATAAATTACTCCTTGAACTGTTAAATGAGCTAAATGCTGTTTTGCGGTAGAAGTCCTTGTTAACAAATGACCCAGAAATCTTGGCAAGAAATGTGAATGGAATTTCGCAAACGATGAAAacgattgaaaaaaaaaaaaaaaaacccattaccCTGATGTGCAATTGGTGATAAGCAggtgagagaggtgagagagattAAAGCAAAGCGGAGGAGAAGGACTGGGGGATTTTCCCTTCCGTCAATCAAAGCCAAAAAGCATGCGGCAGCAAACAGATTACGGGGCGGAGGCACCGCGTAATTGCAGAGGTGAGAGAAGTCATTAGAGCTCAGACGTGAAACTCCAAATCCTCAGTAGAATTCAACAGGCCACTTTAGTTAGCTATTTCCTGAATTTGCTCCCTCCCCCCGGACCGTGTGTTTTAGGTACCGGTATGATTTATTCATAAGCATAATACTCCGGCACGCAGGCTTTGACGGGATCTGAGCGTCAGAACCCTTTCCACCAGAAGTAACGAGGGGAATTAGGTGCCTGACACTTGAGCCCTCTGATGAAAAATCTCTGACCTGCAACCGCCAGTGATCTCGAGCTGACATTTTTTAGCTTCTCACGCTGATCTGACAAATCAGAATGTGACTAGAAAGCGGGATTATAacaatgattaaaataaatatttaaataaatatttaaatttccccctccccccggaaCAGATTCCTGGAGGCAGATTCTGTACAAAGAAGCAAAAAGTGCTTTTAGCGCCAAATTAAAAATCTGTCTTGAAATGAAGTGGAAGCCAAAATAATTAACATGCTCTGCCTGTATGCAATTTTAAAAGACAACATTGTGA is part of the Anguilla anguilla isolate fAngAng1 chromosome 7, fAngAng1.pri, whole genome shotgun sequence genome and encodes:
- the LOC118231330 gene encoding neuronal acetylcholine receptor subunit beta-2-like isoform X1 translates to MAAHVVLSLSLLVLTPASAADVEERLVNRLLGPERYNKLIRPAVNKSQQVTIAIQVSLAQLISVNEREQIMTTNVWLTQEWNDYRLKWDPQEYEGIKKLRIPSQHIWLPDIVLYNNADGTYEVSFYSNAVVSSSGDVFWLPPAIYKSACKIEVKNFPFDQQNCTLKFRSWTYDHTEIDLVLTSDFASRDDFTPSGEWDIVSLPGRKNEDPEDAAYLDITYDFIIKRKPLFYTVTLIVPCILITSLAILVFYLPSDCGEKVTLCMSVLLALTVFLLLISKIVPPTSLAVPLIGKYLMFTMVLVTFSIVTSVCVLNVHHRNPSTHRMPDWVKRVFLGRLPAYLSMRRPRGRQPRGSQPELKDGAEGDAFYVNEESPNRCGRRAGDAPENVLGGGEFRRRVTVRCDEDVKEAVDGVRYVAEHLKEEDEDQCIIEDWKYVAMVIDRLFLWIFVLVCVTGTAGLFMQPLFQSHNVPVVDDQ
- the LOC118231330 gene encoding neuronal acetylcholine receptor subunit beta-2-like isoform X2; the encoded protein is MTTNVWLTQEWNDYRLKWDPQEYEGIKKLRIPSQHIWLPDIVLYNNADGTYEVSFYSNAVVSSSGDVFWLPPAIYKSACKIEVKNFPFDQQNCTLKFRSWTYDHTEIDLVLTSDFASRDDFTPSGEWDIVSLPGRKNEDPEDAAYLDITYDFIIKRKPLFYTVTLIVPCILITSLAILVFYLPSDCGEKVTLCMSVLLALTVFLLLISKIVPPTSLAVPLIGKYLMFTMVLVTFSIVTSVCVLNVHHRNPSTHRMPDWVKRVFLGRLPAYLSMRRPRGRQPRGSQPELKDGAEGDAFYVNEESPNRCGRRAGDAPENVLGGGEFRRRVTVRCDEDVKEAVDGVRYVAEHLKEEDEDQCIIEDWKYVAMVIDRLFLWIFVLVCVTGTAGLFMQPLFQSHNVPVVDDQ